A single genomic interval of Oreochromis aureus strain Israel breed Guangdong linkage group 12, ZZ_aureus, whole genome shotgun sequence harbors:
- the tspan36 gene encoding tetraspanin 36 yields MDCGVAKIILLFISLIFWAAGAALAYVGHYVIKSFGSFENLIQNKSNLIPAAIIIGISVVMFVVGIVGCCSTLRESKCGLSCFFLIIMLIFAAEVTALVFSFIYRGKINGTLERPIRESLSKYNGEKNSDTEAVDSMQTSLKCCGVKNYSDWTNTTYFFRNKTLPLSCCKNSSSPQCNGKPDQPDQFNTEGCEPKLEKFIQDVLTYAMLVVVAFAIIKFFGMVSVCAITCKSRRSGYEPLYA; encoded by the exons ATGGACTGCGGAGTCGCCAAGATCATCCTCCTGTTTATCAGCTTGATATTTTGG GCTGCAGGAGCAGCACTGGCCTATGTCGGTCACTACGTGATCAAGTCCTTTGGCAGCTTTGAGAATCTGATTCAGAATAAGTCAAATCTAATCCCAGCAGCCATCATCATCGGAATCAGTGTGGTGATGTTCGTTGTCGGGATCGTGGGATGCTGCTCAACCCTCCGCGAGTCCAAATGTGGCCTAAGCTGT TTCTTTCTGATCATCATGTTGATCTTTGCGGCTGAAGTGACTGCTTTGGTGTTTAGCTTCATCTACCGCGGCAAG ATCAATGGAACGCTTGAGCGCCCCATAAGAGAGTCTCTTTCCAAGTATAATGGGGAGAAGAACTCTGACACTGAAGCAGTGGACAGCATGCAGACTTCG TTAAAGTGCTGCGGTGTCAAGAATTACAGCGACTGGACCAACACCACCTATTTTTTTAGAAACAAAACGCTGCCTTTGTCCTGCTGTAAAAACTCCTCATCACCACAGTGCAATGGCAAACCGGACCAACCGGACCAGTTTAACACTGAG GGTTGTGAGCCCAAGCTGGAGAAGTTCATACAGGACGTTCTGACCTACGCCATGCTGGTCGTTGTTGCTTTTGCCATCATCAAG ttttttggGATGGTGAGCGTGTGTGCGATAACCTGTAAAAGCCGAAGGAGTGGTTACGAACCCCTCTACGCTTGA
- the LOC116328871 gene encoding protamine-like protein, giving the protein MSSAAIALPPPAPAKSPKKRAKSPRKKTGPTVSDLILKALSTSTQRGGVSLAALKKALKAGGYDVVKNNARILIAVKRLVTKKSLVQTKGSGASGSFKLNKKPPTPRKRKVVRKKKPKAKKVKRASVKKAAAGGATPAAKKSPKKRRKSKSPKKAKRPTAAKKPKKPKSPKKTKRRVSKTRSAAKK; this is encoded by the coding sequence ATGTCTTCTGCTGCGATTGCTTTACCTCCGCCAGCTCCGGCCAAATCTCCTAAAAAGAGAGCCAAGTCTCCGAGGAAGAAAACAGGCCCGACTGTGTCAGACTTGATACTGAAGGCTCTGTCCACATCCACACAGCGTGGCGGTGTGTCTCTGGCAGCCCTGAAGAAGGCTCTGAAGGCCGGTGGATATGATGTGGTGAAAAACAATGCCAGGATTCTCATCGCCGTGAAGCGCTTGGTGACCAAAAAGTCTCTGGTCCAGACCAAGGGCAGCGGGGCTTCGGGCTCTTTCAAGCTAAACAAAAAGCCCCCCACACCTAGGAAGAGGAAGGTGGTGAGAAAGAAGAAGCCAAAGGCGAAAAAGGTCAAGCGGGCCAGCGTCAagaaagcagcagcaggaggagccaCTCCTGCAGCCAAGAAGTCCCCCAAGAAAAGGAGAAAGTCAAAGAGCCCGAAGAAAGCCAAGAGACCCACTGCGGCCAAGAAGCCCAAGAAGCCAAAGAGCCCAAAGAAGACCAAACGCAGAGTCTCCAAGACCAGGTCTGCTGCCAAGAAGTGA